A part of Carassius carassius chromosome 4, fCarCar2.1, whole genome shotgun sequence genomic DNA contains:
- the LOC132139713 gene encoding arrestin domain-containing protein 1-like isoform X1, with amino-acid sequence MGKLQVFEITLNNNKTVYSPGESISGILKISTAQPIQCKEIKVNCQGFCGVTSKSNDTDWTEEEQYFSSSVSIADKGTLKDGEHSFPFKFLLPAAAPTSFEGPYGQIIYRVRAFIDTPRFAKDYKIEKPFSMTNTVNLNEIPGIQEPSSSSVTKNFSYMLVKNGTVELKAKTDMRGYIAGEIIKVFAEIENKSEKSTGHVVASLMQKITYNTKKPTYDLRSVAEVEGPGVKGGQKTEWKEQIIVPPLQLSSLTDGNLIQICYYIQVYLKYPEVSLTLPIYIGSVAVDPTLPPPSRAVPPMPAPRNNPTPAPALSPSPVAAPAESAPHSLPPRTTPKPAPKPRPRSSYTSPSAPLSDLYPELPGVANYNEEMPKSPLHGSQTPVSPNAFSYAPGLSFRQRPSSLGPSAPPLSSSTIPQDANQMSSPASLPPNYRSSAYPHELPPPYEDGCNI; translated from the exons ATGGGGAAGCTTCAGGTATTCGAAATAACtcttaataacaacaaaacagtttATAGTCCAGGTGAATCCATCTCCGGAATTCTGAAAATCTCAACTGCACAGCCAATACAATGTAAAG AAATCAAAGTGAACTGCCAGGGCTTCTGTGGAGTGACCAGCAAATCAAATGACACCGACTGGACAGAGGAGGAACAGTACTTCAGCAGCTCAGTCTCAATAGCAGATAAAG gaACTCTGAAAGATGGCGAACACAGTTTTCCCTTTAAGTTTCTCTTGCCAG CTGCTGCACCAACATCATTTGAAGGGCCTTATGGACAGATTATATACAGAGTTCGGGCTTTCATAGACACACCTCGTTTTGCAAAAGACTACAAGATAGAGAAGCCCTTCTCTATGACGAACACAGTCAACCTGAATGAAATACCTGGTATACAG GAACCTAGCTCATCTTCTGTAACCAAGAATTTCTCATACATGCTTGTGAAGAATGGGACAGTGGAGCTGAAAGCTAAGACTGACATGCGAGGATATATCGCTGGAGAGATCATTAAAGTGTTCGCTGAGATTGAAAACAAATCTGAGAAGTCAACAGGTCATGTGGTTGCCAGTCTAATGCAG AAAATTACGTATAATACCAAGAAGCCGACATATGATTTGCGGTCAGTAGCAGAGGTTGAAGGACCTGGAGTTAAGGGTGGACAAAAAACTGAATGGAAAGAGCAGATTATTGTACCTCCTCTTCAACTGTCCTCCCTGACTGATGGAAACCTCATCCAGATCTGCTACTATATTCAG GTCTATTTGAAATACCCAGAGGTGTCATTAACTCTGCCCATTTACATTGGAAGTGTTGCAGTTGATCCAACTCTGCCTCCCCCCTCCCGGGCAGTTCCACCCATGCCAGCCCCACGTAACAACCCCACCCCTGCCCCTGCACTTTCCCCTTCTCCTGTTGCTGCTCCCGCCGAATCTGCCCCTCACAGCCTGCCACCACGCACAACCCCAAAACCTGCACCAAAACCCAGGCCTCGCAGCTCCTACACGTCCCCCAGTGCGCCTCTTTCTGATCTGTACCCAGAGCTCCCAGGTGTGGCTAACTACAATGAGGAAATGCCAAAAAGTCCACTGCATGGTTCCCAGACTCCAGTGTCTCCCAATGCATTCAGCTACGCTCCTGGACTCAGCTTCAGACAGAGACCGAGCTCCCTTGGCCCATCAGCACCCCCCTTAAGTTCATCCACCATCCCTCAAGACGCAAATCAAATGTCCTCTCCAGCGAGCTTGCCTCCAAACTATAGGAGTTCAGCATATCCACATG AGCTTCCACCTCCTTATGAAGATGGCTGCAATATATAG
- the LOC132139713 gene encoding arrestin domain-containing protein 1-like isoform X2, which yields MGKLQVFEITLNNNKTVYSPGESISGILKISTAQPIQCKEIKVNCQGFCGVTSKSNDTDWTEEEQYFSSSVSIADKGTLKDGEHSFPFKFLLPAAAPTSFEGPYGQIIYRVRAFIDTPRFAKDYKIEKPFSMTNTVNLNEIPGIQEPSSSSVTKNFSYMLVKNGTVELKAKTDMRGYIAGEIIKVFAEIENKSEKSTGHVVASLMQKITYNTKKPTYDLRSVAEVEGPGVKGGQKTEWKEQIIVPPLQLSSLTDGNLIQICYYIQVYLKYPEVSLTLPIYIGSVAVDPTLPPPSRAVPPMPAPRNNPTPAPALSPSPVAAPAESAPHSLPPRTTPKPAPKPRPRSSYTSPSAPLSDLYPELPGVANYNEEMPKSPLHGSQTPVSPNAFSYAPGLSFRQRPSSLGPSAPPLSSSTIPQDANQMSSPASLPPNYRSSAYPHGMT from the exons ATGGGGAAGCTTCAGGTATTCGAAATAACtcttaataacaacaaaacagtttATAGTCCAGGTGAATCCATCTCCGGAATTCTGAAAATCTCAACTGCACAGCCAATACAATGTAAAG AAATCAAAGTGAACTGCCAGGGCTTCTGTGGAGTGACCAGCAAATCAAATGACACCGACTGGACAGAGGAGGAACAGTACTTCAGCAGCTCAGTCTCAATAGCAGATAAAG gaACTCTGAAAGATGGCGAACACAGTTTTCCCTTTAAGTTTCTCTTGCCAG CTGCTGCACCAACATCATTTGAAGGGCCTTATGGACAGATTATATACAGAGTTCGGGCTTTCATAGACACACCTCGTTTTGCAAAAGACTACAAGATAGAGAAGCCCTTCTCTATGACGAACACAGTCAACCTGAATGAAATACCTGGTATACAG GAACCTAGCTCATCTTCTGTAACCAAGAATTTCTCATACATGCTTGTGAAGAATGGGACAGTGGAGCTGAAAGCTAAGACTGACATGCGAGGATATATCGCTGGAGAGATCATTAAAGTGTTCGCTGAGATTGAAAACAAATCTGAGAAGTCAACAGGTCATGTGGTTGCCAGTCTAATGCAG AAAATTACGTATAATACCAAGAAGCCGACATATGATTTGCGGTCAGTAGCAGAGGTTGAAGGACCTGGAGTTAAGGGTGGACAAAAAACTGAATGGAAAGAGCAGATTATTGTACCTCCTCTTCAACTGTCCTCCCTGACTGATGGAAACCTCATCCAGATCTGCTACTATATTCAG GTCTATTTGAAATACCCAGAGGTGTCATTAACTCTGCCCATTTACATTGGAAGTGTTGCAGTTGATCCAACTCTGCCTCCCCCCTCCCGGGCAGTTCCACCCATGCCAGCCCCACGTAACAACCCCACCCCTGCCCCTGCACTTTCCCCTTCTCCTGTTGCTGCTCCCGCCGAATCTGCCCCTCACAGCCTGCCACCACGCACAACCCCAAAACCTGCACCAAAACCCAGGCCTCGCAGCTCCTACACGTCCCCCAGTGCGCCTCTTTCTGATCTGTACCCAGAGCTCCCAGGTGTGGCTAACTACAATGAGGAAATGCCAAAAAGTCCACTGCATGGTTCCCAGACTCCAGTGTCTCCCAATGCATTCAGCTACGCTCCTGGACTCAGCTTCAGACAGAGACCGAGCTCCCTTGGCCCATCAGCACCCCCCTTAAGTTCATCCACCATCCCTCAAGACGCAAATCAAATGTCCTCTCCAGCGAGCTTGCCTCCAAACTATAGGAGTTCAGCATATCCACATGGTATGACATAA
- the LOC132139714 gene encoding histone-lysine N-methyltransferase EHMT1-like isoform X2, with translation MAKSKKGVDSPADPPRRGRKPKSLGAAPKVGKQQSALGQTSLKLPAENIIAGSHGSIQEDKQDAPETQSSESGNAPKSFTTLSLPAARQDGDAQRGSEEFKAVNPAPPRLAWKTMVRPAPAPSALKTMNREKSANERDVESSSTQHLSLPQELKDSTQTASKKKKRKMGLYNFVPKKKLKVSKKPNVSLSTSNAQEDSHTAGSKGGQMSIEEAFKNRVSLPEKPEKQTSAAERETAALPPKNKEAEDLPQGHAEEYTELPLHALAHESMFTAIPTGLPKDKENLEADDSLEPPLCSCRIEAPKNQEVVTLAEGKCMAVESVDGQLSLCRKVILKQEMMRPSLRIPLLVLCEDHRAGMVKHQSCPGCGFFCRAGRFMECQPDGNISHRFHRSCASLIRGQVYCPHCGEEASHAKEVTIPKPDCVTAVPTAAVPALKRDTALMDRAKVDSVTVGGAIDPAKESLESILNALEDGKYKKFKLPPKQLYFSAKRGELQRILQMLVEGVDPNLRMDSEKRKTPLHCAAEEGHKEICHILVQAGSNVDICDVEQRTPLMYACENNHLETVKYLLKAGASAGHKDMRGSTCLHLAARGGHTGVLQYLVSIPSIDVNCKDDGGWAPLTWATENMNLEQVKMLISVGADVQIRDKEENVCLHWAAFSGCDEIAQLLLDKRSDLHAVNIHGDSPLHIAVRQNQLDCVMLFLSRGADVNLKNKDGETPLDCCSINSKVWTILNTNKKLTDARRGRDSIRERLLCRDVSRGYEDVPVTCVNGVDHEPCPSNFKYVPENCFTSQVNIDENITHLQHCSCKDDCASSSCICGQLSMRCWYDKDGRLLKEMCRDDPPFLFECNHACSCWRTCRNRVIQNGLRVRLQVFRTERMGWGVRALQDINEGAFVCEFAGEIISDGEANVRENDSYMFNLDNKVGGVYCIDAQFYGNVSRFMNHLCEPNLFPVRVFTKHQDMRFPRIALYASKAIQAGDELGFDYGDPYWQIKKKYFRCQCGSAKCRYSETILGQNPADSSVHALGDQTIAQVERIQSANTAVAITQP, from the exons ATGGCCAAATCCAAGAAAG GTGTGGACAGCCCTGCGGATCCTCCGAGAAGAGGCAGGAAGCCCAAATCCCTTGGTGCTGCTCCAAAAGTTGGTAAACAACAGAGTGCTCTAGGCCAGACATCCCTCAAGCTACCAGCTGAAAACATCATCGCAGGAAGCCATGGCTCTATCCAGGAAGATAAACAAGATGCTCCAGAAACACAGAGTTCTGAGTCTGGTAATGCCCCCAAGAGCTTCACCACTTTGTCCTTACCTGCAGCCAGACAGGACGGGGATGCCCAGAGAGGGTCGGAGGAGTTTAAAGCTGTGAATCCTGCTCCACCACGCTTGGCTTGGAAAACCATGGTTAGACCCGCACCAGCTCCATCTGCTCTGAAG acaatgaacagagagaaaaGTGCAAATGAGAGAGATGTGGAGTCCTCGTCCACACAGCATCTCAGTTTACCTCAGGAACTCAAAGACTCAACACAAACCG CCtccaagaagaagaaaagaaaaatgggcTTATATAATTTTGTTCCCAAAAAGAAACTGAAAGTGTCCAAGAAACCGAATGTCTCGTTGTCCACTTCAAATGCGCAG GAGGATTCACATACAGCTGGATCCAAAGGTGGACAAATGTCCATTGAGGAGGCATTCAAAAATAGAGTTAGTCTTCCTGAGAAACCAGAGAAGCAGACTTCAGCAGCTGAGAGAGAAACTGCAGCTTTACCGCCTAAGAACAAGGAAGCAGAGGACCTTCCTCAAGGCCATGCTGAAGAATACACAGAGCTGCCTCTTCATGCTCTGGCTCATGAAAGCATGTTCACAGCAATCCCCACAG GTTTGCCGAAGGATAAAGAGAACTTGGAGGCTGATGACTCGCTAGAACCTCCACTCTGCAGCTGTCGCATAGAGGCACCGAAGAACCAGGAAGTAGTAACTCTTGCTGAGGGCAAGTGCATGGCTGTAGAGAGTGTTGATGGCCAG ctgagTTTATGTCGGAAGGTTATTCTGAAGCAGGAAATGATGCGTCCCTCTCTGAGGATTCCTTTGCTGGTGTTGTGTGAGGATCATCGAGCGGGCATGGTGAAACACCAGAGCTGCCCGGGCTGTGGCTTCTTCTGCAGGGCT GGGAGGTTTATGGAGTGTCAGCCAGATGGGAACATCTCTCACCGCTTTCACCGGAGCTGTGCCTCTTTGATCAGAGGTCAGGTCTACTGTCCCCACTGCGGCGAGGAGGCTAGTCATGCTAAGGAGGTCACAATCCCCAAACCTGACTGTGTTACTGCAGTGCCAACAGCTGCTGTGCCCGCGCTCAAAAGAGACACCGCCTTAATGGA CAGGGCTAAAGTGGACTCTGTAACTGTTGGTGGAGCAATAGACCCTGCTAAAGAATCACTGGAAAGCATTTTAAATGCACTTGAGGATGGGAA gtatAAGAAATTTAAGCTGCCCCCAAAGCAGCTTTATTTCTCTGCTAAGAGAGGAGAGCTCCAGAGGATCTTGCAAATGCTGG TGGAAGGTGTGGACCCAAACTTGCGGATGGACAGTGAGAAGAGGAAGACTCCCTTGCATTGTGCTGCTGAGGAAGGACATAAAGAGATCTGCCATATACTAGTGCAG GCTGGTTCGAATGTGGATATATGTGATGTGGAGCAGAGAACTCCTCTGATGTACGCCTGTGAGAACAATCATCTAGAAACAGTGAAATATTTGCTGAAAGCTGGTGCTTCTGCTGGGCATAAG GATATGAGAGGCTCTACATGTCTTCACTTGGCAGCCAGAGGAGGACACACAGGTGTGCTGCAGTATCTTGTCTCCATTCCATCCATAGATGTCAACTGTAAG GATGATGGTGGGTGGGCTCCTCTTACCTGGGCAACTGAGAACATGAATCTAGAGCAGGTGAAGATGCTGATCTCAGTGGGAGCTGATGTCCAAATAAGAGATAAG GAGGAGAATGTCTGCCTCCACTGGGCGGCGTTCTCTGGCTGTGATGAGATCGCTCAGCTGCTGCTTGACAAGAGATCTGACCTACACGCTGTGAACATCCATGGAGACTCACCTCTCCACATTGCTGTCAGACAGAACCAGCTGGACTGTGTAAT GCTGTTTCTGTCACGAGGAGCAGATGTAAATCTAAAGAACAAGGATGGCGAGACTCCTTTGGACTGCTGTAGTATAAATTCCAAGGTGTGGACAATCCTGAATACCAATAAGAAGCTGACAGATGCTCGGAGAGGCAGAGACAGCATAAGAGAAAGACTCCTCTGCAG AGATGTGTCCCGAGGCTATGAAGATGTCCCTGTGACATGCGTGAATGGGGTGGACCATGAGCCCTGCCCCAGCAACTTCAAATACGTTCCAGAGAACTGTTTTACTTCTCAAGTGAATATAGACGAGAACATAACACATTTACAG CACTGCAGTTGTAAAGATGACTGTGCATCAAGCAGCTGTATCTGTGGCCAGCTCAGCATGCGCTGTTGGTATGACAAG gatggccgcttGTTGAAAGAGATGTGCAGGGATGATCCACCCTTCCTGTTTGAGTGTAACCATGCTTGTTCCTGTTGGAGAACGTGCCGAAATAGAGTGATACAGAATGGCCTTCG GGTCAGACTGCAGGTGTTTAGGACTGAGAGGATGGGCTGGGGGGTCCGAGCACTGCAAGATATTAATGAGGGAGCTTTCGTTTGCGA GTTTGCTGGGGAAATCATTTCAGATGGAGAAGCTAATGTTCGCGAAAATGACTCCTACATGTTCAACCTAGACAATAAG gtggGAGGTGTCTACTGCATTGATGCCCAGTTTTATGGTAATGTTAGTAGATTTATGAATCACCTTTGTGAACCCAATCTATTCCCAGTACGGGTGTTCACCAAACACCAAGACATGCGCTTCCCTCGAATTGCACTCTATGCAAGCAAGGCTATTCAAGCTGGAGATGAGCTTGG CTTTGACTATGGTGATCCCTACTGGCAAATCAAGAAAAAATACTTCCGTTGTCAGTGTGGCTCTGCAAAATGTAGATACTCTGAGACCATTCTGGGCCAGAATCCCGCAGACAGCTCAGTCCATGCGCTCGGTGATCAGACCATTGCTCAGGTGGAACGCATCCAGTCAGCTAACACAGCTGTAGCAATAACTCAACCCTGA
- the LOC132139714 gene encoding histone-lysine N-methyltransferase EHMT1-like isoform X1, with protein sequence MAKSKKGVDSPADPPRRGRKPKSLGAAPKVGKQQSALGQTSLKLPAENIIAGSHGSIQEDKQDAPETQSSESGNAPKSFTTLSLPAARQDGDAQRGSEEFKAVNPAPPRLAWKTMVRPAPAPSALKTMNREKSANERDVESSSTQHLSLPQELKDSTQTASKKKKRKMGLYNFVPKKKLKVSKKPNVSLSTSNAQEDSHTAGSKGGQMSIEEAFKNRVSLPEKPEKQTSAAERETAALPPKNKEAEDLPQGHAEEYTELPLHALAHESMFTAIPTGLPKDKENLEADDSLEPPLCSCRIEAPKNQEVVTLAEGKCMAVESVDGQLSLCRKVILKQEMMRPSLRIPLLVLCEDHRAGMVKHQSCPGCGFFCRAGRFMECQPDGNISHRFHRSCASLIRGQVYCPHCGEEASHAKEVTIPKPDCVTAVPTAAVPALKRDTALMEAKVDSVTVGGAIDPAKESLESILNALEDGKYKKFKLPPKQLYFSAKRGELQRILQMLVEGVDPNLRMDSEKRKTPLHCAAEEGHKEICHILVQAGSNVDICDVEQRTPLMYACENNHLETVKYLLKAGASAGHKDMRGSTCLHLAARGGHTGVLQYLVSIPSIDVNCKDDGGWAPLTWATENMNLEQVKMLISVGADVQIRDKEENVCLHWAAFSGCDEIAQLLLDKRSDLHAVNIHGDSPLHIAVRQNQLDCVMLFLSRGADVNLKNKDGETPLDCCSINSKVWTILNTNKKLTDARRGRDSIRERLLCRDVSRGYEDVPVTCVNGVDHEPCPSNFKYVPENCFTSQVNIDENITHLQHCSCKDDCASSSCICGQLSMRCWYDKDGRLLKEMCRDDPPFLFECNHACSCWRTCRNRVIQNGLRVRLQVFRTERMGWGVRALQDINEGAFVCEFAGEIISDGEANVRENDSYMFNLDNKASLVKIMLKYKIIIFSSECFSYMPPSGGAKVC encoded by the exons ATGGCCAAATCCAAGAAAG GTGTGGACAGCCCTGCGGATCCTCCGAGAAGAGGCAGGAAGCCCAAATCCCTTGGTGCTGCTCCAAAAGTTGGTAAACAACAGAGTGCTCTAGGCCAGACATCCCTCAAGCTACCAGCTGAAAACATCATCGCAGGAAGCCATGGCTCTATCCAGGAAGATAAACAAGATGCTCCAGAAACACAGAGTTCTGAGTCTGGTAATGCCCCCAAGAGCTTCACCACTTTGTCCTTACCTGCAGCCAGACAGGACGGGGATGCCCAGAGAGGGTCGGAGGAGTTTAAAGCTGTGAATCCTGCTCCACCACGCTTGGCTTGGAAAACCATGGTTAGACCCGCACCAGCTCCATCTGCTCTGAAG acaatgaacagagagaaaaGTGCAAATGAGAGAGATGTGGAGTCCTCGTCCACACAGCATCTCAGTTTACCTCAGGAACTCAAAGACTCAACACAAACCG CCtccaagaagaagaaaagaaaaatgggcTTATATAATTTTGTTCCCAAAAAGAAACTGAAAGTGTCCAAGAAACCGAATGTCTCGTTGTCCACTTCAAATGCGCAG GAGGATTCACATACAGCTGGATCCAAAGGTGGACAAATGTCCATTGAGGAGGCATTCAAAAATAGAGTTAGTCTTCCTGAGAAACCAGAGAAGCAGACTTCAGCAGCTGAGAGAGAAACTGCAGCTTTACCGCCTAAGAACAAGGAAGCAGAGGACCTTCCTCAAGGCCATGCTGAAGAATACACAGAGCTGCCTCTTCATGCTCTGGCTCATGAAAGCATGTTCACAGCAATCCCCACAG GTTTGCCGAAGGATAAAGAGAACTTGGAGGCTGATGACTCGCTAGAACCTCCACTCTGCAGCTGTCGCATAGAGGCACCGAAGAACCAGGAAGTAGTAACTCTTGCTGAGGGCAAGTGCATGGCTGTAGAGAGTGTTGATGGCCAG ctgagTTTATGTCGGAAGGTTATTCTGAAGCAGGAAATGATGCGTCCCTCTCTGAGGATTCCTTTGCTGGTGTTGTGTGAGGATCATCGAGCGGGCATGGTGAAACACCAGAGCTGCCCGGGCTGTGGCTTCTTCTGCAGGGCT GGGAGGTTTATGGAGTGTCAGCCAGATGGGAACATCTCTCACCGCTTTCACCGGAGCTGTGCCTCTTTGATCAGAGGTCAGGTCTACTGTCCCCACTGCGGCGAGGAGGCTAGTCATGCTAAGGAGGTCACAATCCCCAAACCTGACTGTGTTACTGCAGTGCCAACAGCTGCTGTGCCCGCGCTCAAAAGAGACACCGCCTTAATGGA GGCTAAAGTGGACTCTGTAACTGTTGGTGGAGCAATAGACCCTGCTAAAGAATCACTGGAAAGCATTTTAAATGCACTTGAGGATGGGAA gtatAAGAAATTTAAGCTGCCCCCAAAGCAGCTTTATTTCTCTGCTAAGAGAGGAGAGCTCCAGAGGATCTTGCAAATGCTGG TGGAAGGTGTGGACCCAAACTTGCGGATGGACAGTGAGAAGAGGAAGACTCCCTTGCATTGTGCTGCTGAGGAAGGACATAAAGAGATCTGCCATATACTAGTGCAG GCTGGTTCGAATGTGGATATATGTGATGTGGAGCAGAGAACTCCTCTGATGTACGCCTGTGAGAACAATCATCTAGAAACAGTGAAATATTTGCTGAAAGCTGGTGCTTCTGCTGGGCATAAG GATATGAGAGGCTCTACATGTCTTCACTTGGCAGCCAGAGGAGGACACACAGGTGTGCTGCAGTATCTTGTCTCCATTCCATCCATAGATGTCAACTGTAAG GATGATGGTGGGTGGGCTCCTCTTACCTGGGCAACTGAGAACATGAATCTAGAGCAGGTGAAGATGCTGATCTCAGTGGGAGCTGATGTCCAAATAAGAGATAAG GAGGAGAATGTCTGCCTCCACTGGGCGGCGTTCTCTGGCTGTGATGAGATCGCTCAGCTGCTGCTTGACAAGAGATCTGACCTACACGCTGTGAACATCCATGGAGACTCACCTCTCCACATTGCTGTCAGACAGAACCAGCTGGACTGTGTAAT GCTGTTTCTGTCACGAGGAGCAGATGTAAATCTAAAGAACAAGGATGGCGAGACTCCTTTGGACTGCTGTAGTATAAATTCCAAGGTGTGGACAATCCTGAATACCAATAAGAAGCTGACAGATGCTCGGAGAGGCAGAGACAGCATAAGAGAAAGACTCCTCTGCAG AGATGTGTCCCGAGGCTATGAAGATGTCCCTGTGACATGCGTGAATGGGGTGGACCATGAGCCCTGCCCCAGCAACTTCAAATACGTTCCAGAGAACTGTTTTACTTCTCAAGTGAATATAGACGAGAACATAACACATTTACAG CACTGCAGTTGTAAAGATGACTGTGCATCAAGCAGCTGTATCTGTGGCCAGCTCAGCATGCGCTGTTGGTATGACAAG gatggccgcttGTTGAAAGAGATGTGCAGGGATGATCCACCCTTCCTGTTTGAGTGTAACCATGCTTGTTCCTGTTGGAGAACGTGCCGAAATAGAGTGATACAGAATGGCCTTCG GGTCAGACTGCAGGTGTTTAGGACTGAGAGGATGGGCTGGGGGGTCCGAGCACTGCAAGATATTAATGAGGGAGCTTTCGTTTGCGA GTTTGCTGGGGAAATCATTTCAGATGGAGAAGCTAATGTTCGCGAAAATGACTCCTACATGTTCAACCTAGACAATAAGGCAAGTCTTGTCAAAATTATGCTAAAATATAAGATTATCATTTTCTCAAGTGAGTGCTTTTCATACATGCCACCTTCAGGGGGCGCTAAAGTATGTTAA